In the genome of Phragmites australis chromosome 9, lpPhrAust1.1, whole genome shotgun sequence, the window CAAGTGGTAGGTGTTGCCAAGGGCCCCTCCCTTCATGGGCCTTGTCGCCAGAGTGGCAGTGGTCGACGGAAACTATTATCTtttttcccattcttcattaacaCTGTTGATGCGTCCGTTCTTTCGGTTTCATATCTGTACTTGTTAAGTGTTTTTACtcacattttgttttatttggtttttaggtATCTCTGCTCGTGACATGTTCAGAAGGGGAAATAGCATCATGTAGTGGCAAGTGAtcacttttaaaatattttatagttGTATCCATAACTATTTAGCGTTGTACTTGGTTATCTTGATCAGTTTGCAGTTCGAATTTTGAAACTTCGAAGAATACAAAGTTATGGTGGCATTCTTCGAAGTTTCAAAGTTCGAGTGCCATTCTTCTTAATAGGCCAAGCTGCAGTGGCATAAAACCAATTAACCCtaataaaaaattcaacatAGTGTAGGAGCTTGATTCCAGATTTCCATAGGGTTTAGAAGTGGAACTGTCCAGTGGATATATATTTTATGACATCACAGAACAAAGCATATTATATTTCTCCTTGCGGTGTTGCTCTGCAGAAATCGTTGTCGGGGCCAAGAAGAACCTGGGTCTACGGCCGGGTTTATCCGGTGAAGCAAGGGCATCCCAGGAAACGGAAATGGATATGTAAAATTTCCAATGGCAGTTGAAGAAAATTCGGATTATCTTATGAGATGTCACTCTTCTGATGGACTGGAACACCGTTTGTGATGGCACTCATATTGCTTTTAGGGCTTATTATAAAACAAATACATTCTTCCTCAAAAAATAACAAATACATTCCTTTCTGAGATTTCCGAACTCTGCAGATGAACCCATGTCACattgttttattttctttttctagtttgaAACAAACCCATGATACATTGATGAAGGCTACGAAGGTGTCCTTGGTATCAAGAGGAAGGGTcactgaaagtctgaaactcTGCAACAAACATGtttaattatttgaatttgacaTTCATAAGATAAGCTAAGCCAGCTTGCAGAATTCTAACAACGTGCTCAGCTGCTGGCTCGAACAAAACTTCACAACACTCGAAGTGGATGTAAGTATGTATTTACATTCTGCACTTTACAAAgacttgaagatgaaaaaactACATGGTAAGCACAAAACATTCAGAACTCCGCCTCTTTACAAATCCCTCTATGAGCCTATACTAGCTACACCTGCAAAAGAAAAAGCTCTAGCTTACGATTCACTCACTCAAACCGGCTTTGGAGAAGAATCAGGCTTCCCGGCCCTTGGTCGACGCTTTCGAGCCATTGTTGTCTAAGCTCCGACTGCTCGGCCTCTTCTGCAGCTGAGGGTTGCCCCCCTCCTTGGCGTCCTGGAGCTGTTCTAACGCTGTAACCACTTCGGCCATGTCGGGCCTGAGCCTGGACTCCACTGAGAGGCATTGCAGTGCCAATGCTGCAGCCTTCTGCGCCCTAGCGTGGGAGTAGTGCCCGCCCAGCCGGGGGTCCAGGATGAGGAGTGTGCGCCGCTTGCTTCTCAGGTACGGCCTAGCCCACTCTACCAGGCTGTGCTCCCCGTTCGGGCGGTTCTTGTCAAGGGCGCGGCGTCCTGACAGCATTTCCAGGAGTACTACTCCAAAGCTGTAGACGTCGCTCTTGGTGGTCAGATGACCTTCACATGGTAAAATGAAATCGCTCAGTACGTTCAACAATTAGATTCCAAATGGCTTTAAGATTGTCACTAGGATACTGCAAATGGAGTGGCAGCAGTATGACAGTGAACCCAGCATGGAAAGAGGCTGCAAAAAATTCTAGCTACAACAATCCtcacaattcaaatatgtttcAGATAGAGTTGGTTAAATTTCAACAAGATAAGTTTAATCATTTGAGTGTGATTCATGGCTCATAATACTGGTTGCAACTGATGGTTTGGAAACTGGAACAACCGCGGTACCTGTCGCAAGGTATTCTGGAGCAGCGTATCCATGAGTCCCCATCACCCTAGTGGAGACATGGCTCTTGTCACCAGTTGGACCATCCTTCGCCAGTCCGAAATCAGAGAGCTTTGCATTGAAATTCTGGAGAAAAATTCTCGCAATCAGCTCAATCAACTCATAGGCTATGTTATTGGTTCGAAGGACAAGAACCTTGAACACTGCATACCGCATCTAGAAGCACATTAGAGGCCTTGAAATCGCGGTAGATGACTTTAGCCTTATCGCTGTGGAGAAATGCAAGCCCTTTAGCTGCTCCAAGGGCAATTTTCATTCGAAGGTTCCAGGACAGCGGCTGGAAATAGGAGCTCCCTGCATATTGAAACATTTTTGTATCATTCCTTCAAATTCGAAAAAGCAGTCAGTAGCTAGGAAAAGTAAAGGCCACATGCTTACTCCTGAACAGATGATTCTCCAAACTCCCGCGCGGCATGAACTCATAGACAAGGAGCCGCTGTTCGTCTTCGAGACAGTAGCCAACGAGCTTTACAACATACGGGTCTGACAGTGTTCCAAGGTAATTCACTTCAGTCTGCACAATCCAAGGAAGAGCATGTCATACAGAATGCAAAACTGGCATAAAACAAGAGGCCTTTGCCCAACAAACCAAAGTGGCTACCAACCAGCCATTCCTTGTGACCCTGGTAACCTTCCTGGTTCAGCTTCTTGACAGCAATGACCATCCCTGTGCCTGGTCTAGTTGGGGTGAGCGTCTTCTCATCGATCCACCCCTTGAAGACCGACCCAAATCCACCCTCGCCTAGCACGCTGTCTGGTCTGAAGTTTCTGGTGGCGATCCTCAGCTCGTTGAAGGTGAAGGCCTTGACGTTTGCTGACTCCAGAATCTCGTCCTCGCTTCGCAGGGTTGGCAGCATTGACGCCAACGAGGCATGGCTGCTGGAGCTGCTCAAGGCTGTCCCATTCCTACTAGCGAATTTGGAAGTTGCCCCTAACCATCATCAAGAAACAACAATGAATACTTTCAGACCTTGGAGTATTTGATTTGTGTAACAATAGGGGGCGAAAAGATCATGGATGAAGTTAAAAAGTCGCACCACAAATGAACTTTCCTCTCTACTTCTTTGGCTTGGCTTATAAACAACTGAACTTTCAGCATGGGAGAGTCAATAACATTGAAAAAGGCGCATAGATTTAGCTAAAAAGTAGCATCAAAAATTGAATTTTCCCTCCTTACGAATTGGAACTTTCAATTCAGGACCACTAATAACATGAATGGAAAAGTGATAAAGTTAGTTGTGCTAGCATTCACACAGAAATACACCTCTCCTAAACTGGAAAAGGAAAGGTTTGGCCTTGGTACATGAACGGAACAATCCAAGAGGAAGAGTGTAAGCTCAAaataaaattgattttttatttaagcACGCGCTGGCAGTGCATCATGCCAAACTATGCGATCGAGTGATCCTACACGAGTACGCAGGCAGCTTAGCTGTCTTGAGGcagtttattttcttcaaaaaagaaaagaaaagaaaagaaaggggaTTAGAATCACCTGACAGAACACTAGCTAGTGTCCAATAGATGAGAACAGAACAAACAAAGAGCACAAACTTAACACGAAGCCGTGATTGATTGAATAATCAATCCAACGAACAAGACAATTAGAGAAAGGAATTGAGCCGTGATTGATCGAATAACCTAAAGAAGAAGCCAAGTGGAAAACGGATTTACACTAACCTGAGGCGCTGCGGGAAGGGCTGTCGGAGCTGATCTTGGCGCCCCAGCAATTTCCCATGGCGAGACGAATTAATCCAGAAACACGCCAGGAGCTGGAAAAGGAGCCGCCTTTCGGTTCGAATCGGATCACCAGAGCTACGGAAGAAGTGCGTCTCCGAGGAACTGAAGGGAGCAGCCCAATCGCAAGAATCAACAGGGACGGCTAaatcctctccttccttttccCTCAGCTAAACGCTCCGAATGAAGAAactcacagagagagagagagagagagagagagagagagagagagagagatggggatGGGGGAGGAGCAGAAAAGGTGAGAGACCTTTGTGCTGTGCGGATGAATCAACCAAAGCAAGGGGAggatagctagctagctagccatCTAGCCAAGGGAGCTGAACTTTCGCGCCAGACCGCCCGCCCACCCGCCCGAGCAAGCGAGCGacaaagagagaggagagagggattGGGATCCGATACTTGAGCCGCTTctagaaggaagaggaggaggaggagagattAATGGCGGGGCGGGGAAGGGCGAGGAAAGGGAGAGGCGGCGGGCGGGCAAAGTAGTTGGGTCGGTCAGCTCCGTCGGCTCCGGTTGGACCGAGCGAGGcttcatttattttatttataaaataccATCCTCCACGTGGACTCTTACGTTCAACCTGACATGTGGGGCCCGGCCGCAGGTTCCATAGAAGCATCCGGTGACGTGTTCCAAGGTCTCTTCTTTTTTAAATTTCCCGCACGGCTCTCTGGAGTCCAAAGGGGCAATTAGCAATTTGTATGGAGTATATTTTTCCCGTGAAAATAGTTCAATCCAAGTTTGTTTAGTAGTAATTCGTCAaacctctctctttttttttttataagaatcGTCAAACCTCTTTTGGCTGCGGCACGTTTGCGACATCAAGAGACGTCCGTACGTCGTATCTATGAATCCGTATCCTCCAAAAAAAAACCGTATATTAGGAGCAGTTGTTATTTGTTTTTGAGATTCAACGACAACTGGGACAAGGTCTCAATCGCACACAATCTATGGTCGATGGTTCCATGGGATATATGCAAACCAACGGCATACATGTATGCTCCTATGATGAGATATAATAATATGAGGCTGAGGGAAATTTTGATAGtcttatattatatatatgagATGATTACACCACTCCTTCAGTTAAACAAATATTTAGCATTTcaggttatgttcattcaagaTGATTAGGAACCGGATCCTGAATCATCTTGAGCTGTTTGTAGTTATTATTCGTCAAAACGTTGTAGCGATTTTATTGTGCATGGAAACATGTACTACTGTTGTAAAATACTATATTGTTGTCACTGCTGTAGTCACCGCTCACTGCAAAACGGAGGGCTAAGAATCAATAAAGTCTAAGATATTGTTCACTCGTGACTTGCACGTCGGAGGATCTCCTTCCATTCAAACTGTTTAAATTTTGACGATGAATATCGTCATTGTTTTATATTGAGACTGCATGTTTATTTTGAACGAGGGCAGGAGGTTCATCGTTCATTCAAGAAGAGCATGCAACAACGAGGCACGCCTAAAAATAGGAAAATAGACCGAACGTCTAAAAACTGATGCTGACAGATTTGTCTCAGAAAATTGGTGCACATATAGTACCATGATTTTGCTACAATTCACTATATATATTACGTGGAATCTAGTGTGATAATTGATCTATCGGGGATTCAAGATATGCCAACTCGTTCTTATTGGGTATGGACAAATTAAATCGAGCTTTTTGGTGGCCGCAAATTGCTCCATTGATGTAAATGCTGGATCCTAAAGAGGATATATAGCGACGACACAACCACTTGAGACAGCGATTAAATATGATGAATTCATTCAACAGCAATTCATACCAGCTGTTGAATTATATTGCTGCGAAAGATTTTTCGCATTATCTGATTTTTCAGTGTTTTTTCTTGAAATTGTTGTGAGCTAGTACTCGCATGCATGTATACCTAGTCAGACCCCTAGGTAGTAGGTTGGAAGGTTAATTTGGCAAATCTCCATCGAATTAACACGATGCAGATGGAAGCAGGAGTCTGCTGATTTTGGTTTGCTCGTAAGCTAGCTATCTGTCTCGGCTTCAGGGGACATGCAGTGATCAGTACACCATGAAATGTGCAATGCAAAATGCAAGCTGCACGTAGCGTACATGTGCAAACGTCGATTATTCCCAGAGAGCCGTACGTGAATGAATATTATTATTGTCCAGTCCAGCTCTTCCGTTAACGTGCAGCACTAAAGTCCAGCTCTTCAGATAAAATGCTACTCTTTCTAATTGCAGATATAAGCCGTTTAAGACGACATCCACGTTTCTTTaataaagatataaaattatTCTAGCATCGGCATAGCAAGAAGTATATGGTTGTCTATTATTACATTGAAGTGAAGGAAACCCGACAGACCGGGTACAAAGATGAAATCTCCAAAGCCAATCCACAATAGATATTAttcaatcacaaattctatGGCTAAATCGTCACCCA includes:
- the LOC133928276 gene encoding receptor-like cytoplasmic kinase 176, yielding MGNCWGAKISSDSPSRSASGATSKFASRNGTALSSSSSHASLASMLPTLRSEDEILESANVKAFTFNELRIATRNFRPDSVLGEGGFGSVFKGWIDEKTLTPTRPGTGMVIAVKKLNQEGYQGHKEWLTEVNYLGTLSDPYVVKLVGYCLEDEQRLLVYEFMPRGSLENHLFRRSSYFQPLSWNLRMKIALGAAKGLAFLHSDKAKVIYRDFKASNVLLDANFNAKLSDFGLAKDGPTGDKSHVSTRVMGTHGYAAPEYLATGHLTTKSDVYSFGVVLLEMLSGRRALDKNRPNGEHSLVEWARPYLRSKRRTLLILDPRLGGHYSHARAQKAAALALQCLSVESRLRPDMAEVVTALEQLQDAKEGGNPQLQKRPSSRSLDNNGSKASTKGREA